The Enterobacter kobei genome has a segment encoding these proteins:
- the cgtA gene encoding Obg family GTPase CgtA, with product MKFVDEATILVVAGDGGNGCVSFRREKYIPRGGPDGGDGGDGGDVWLEADENLNTLIDYRFEKSFRAERGQNGQSRDCTGKRGKDVTIKVPVGTRVIDQGTGETMGDMTKHGQRLMVAKGGWHGLGNSRFKSSVNRTPRQKTMGTPGDKRDLQLELMLLADVGMLGMPNAGKSTFIRAVSAAKPKVADYPFTTLVPSLGVVRMDNEKSFVVADIPGLIEGAAEGAGLGIRFLKHLERCRVLLHLIDIDPIDGSDPVENARIIIGELEKYSEKLASKPRWLVFNKIDLMDKAEAEAKAKAIAEAMGWEDKYYLISAASQVGVKDLCWDVMTFIIENPVVQAEEAKQPEKVEFMWDDYHRQQLEELEAEEEDDWDDDWDEDDEEGVEFIYKH from the coding sequence ATGAAGTTTGTTGATGAAGCAACGATCCTGGTTGTGGCTGGTGATGGCGGCAACGGTTGCGTGAGCTTCCGCCGTGAAAAATATATTCCTCGAGGTGGCCCGGATGGCGGCGACGGCGGGGATGGTGGTGATGTGTGGCTGGAGGCGGATGAGAACCTCAACACGCTGATCGACTACCGTTTCGAAAAATCCTTCCGCGCTGAACGTGGTCAGAACGGTCAGAGCCGCGACTGTACCGGTAAACGCGGTAAAGACGTGACCATTAAAGTGCCGGTTGGTACGCGCGTGATTGACCAGGGCACCGGTGAAACCATGGGTGACATGACCAAACACGGTCAGCGCCTGATGGTTGCAAAAGGCGGCTGGCACGGTCTGGGCAATAGCCGCTTCAAATCGTCCGTTAACCGTACTCCGCGTCAGAAAACGATGGGAACGCCGGGCGATAAGCGCGATCTGCAGCTGGAGCTGATGCTACTGGCAGACGTGGGCATGCTGGGTATGCCAAATGCCGGTAAATCGACCTTTATTCGCGCGGTTTCTGCGGCGAAACCAAAAGTGGCGGACTATCCGTTTACCACGCTGGTACCGAGCCTGGGTGTTGTCCGTATGGATAACGAGAAGAGCTTCGTTGTTGCTGACATCCCGGGTCTGATCGAAGGTGCAGCGGAAGGTGCCGGTCTCGGCATTCGCTTCCTGAAACACCTTGAGCGTTGCCGCGTACTGCTGCACCTCATTGATATCGATCCTATTGATGGTTCCGATCCGGTTGAAAATGCCCGGATCATCATCGGTGAGCTGGAAAAATACAGCGAAAAACTGGCGTCTAAACCGCGCTGGCTGGTCTTCAACAAGATCGACCTGATGGATAAAGCTGAAGCGGAAGCGAAAGCTAAAGCGATTGCTGAAGCGATGGGCTGGGAAGATAAATACTACCTGATCTCCGCGGCAAGCCAGGTTGGCGTGAAAGACCTCTGCTGGGATGTGATGACCTTTATCATCGAAAACCCGGTCGTTCAGGCTGAAGAAGCGAAACAGCCAGAAAAAGTCGAATTCATGTGGGATGACTACCACCGTCAGCAGCTCGAAGAGCTGGAAGCGGAAGAGGAAGACGACTGGGACGATGACTGGGATGAAGACGACGAAGAAGGTGTCGAGTTCATCTACAAGCACTGA
- a CDS encoding DMT family transporter: MKQQAGIGILLALTTAMCWGALPIAMKQVLEVMEPPTVVFYRFLMASIGLGAILAIKGKLPPLRLFRKPRWLVLLAIATGGLFGNFILFSSSLQYLSPTASQVIGQLSPVGMMVASVFILKEKMRGTQIIGASMLLCGLVMFFNTSLIEIFTRLTDYTWGVIFGVGAATVWVSYGVAQKVLLRRLASQQILFLLYTLCTVALLPLAKPGVITQLSDWQLACLIFCGLNTLVGYGALAEAMARWQAAQVSALITLTPLFTLLFSDLLSMAWPDVFVRPMLNLLGYLGAFVVVAGAMYSAIGHRLWGRWRKNEAVPAQANELRRVK, encoded by the coding sequence ATGAAGCAGCAGGCCGGCATTGGTATTCTTTTGGCGCTCACGACCGCAATGTGCTGGGGTGCGCTGCCAATTGCAATGAAGCAAGTACTGGAAGTGATGGAGCCGCCTACGGTGGTCTTTTATCGCTTTCTGATGGCAAGCATCGGCCTCGGCGCCATTCTGGCTATCAAAGGTAAGCTTCCGCCTTTGCGACTTTTCCGCAAACCGCGCTGGCTGGTGCTGCTGGCTATCGCGACGGGCGGTCTGTTTGGTAACTTCATCCTGTTCAGCTCTTCTCTGCAGTATCTTAGCCCTACAGCGTCACAGGTGATTGGTCAGCTTTCACCTGTGGGCATGATGGTCGCCAGCGTGTTTATCCTCAAGGAGAAGATGCGTGGGACGCAGATTATCGGGGCGAGCATGTTGCTGTGTGGTCTGGTGATGTTCTTTAACACCAGCCTGATCGAAATTTTTACCCGCCTGACGGATTACACCTGGGGTGTGATTTTTGGTGTGGGAGCAGCTACGGTCTGGGTAAGCTATGGCGTCGCGCAAAAGGTGTTATTGCGGCGCCTGGCCTCACAGCAGATCCTTTTTTTGCTGTACACTTTATGTACAGTTGCATTATTGCCGTTAGCAAAGCCGGGGGTCATTACCCAGCTGAGCGACTGGCAGCTGGCGTGCCTCATTTTTTGTGGGCTTAACACGCTGGTTGGTTATGGCGCGCTTGCTGAAGCAATGGCGCGCTGGCAGGCAGCACAGGTTAGCGCATTGATCACGCTGACTCCGCTGTTTACCCTGTTATTTTCAGATTTGTTATCAATGGCCTGGCCCGATGTCTTCGTCAGACCGATGCTCAACCTGTTGGGCTATCTCGGTGCGTTTGTCGTGGTTGCGGGCGCGATGTATTCCGCCATTGGTCATCGTCTTTGGGGACGTTGGCGCAAAAATGAAGCGGTCCCCGCTCAGGCGAATGAGTTACGGAGAGTAAAATGA
- the rpmA gene encoding 50S ribosomal protein L27, with protein MAHKKAGGSTRNGRDSEAKRLGVKRFGGESVLAGSIIVRQRGTKFHAGNNVGCGRDHTLFAKADGKVKFEVKGPNNRKYISIVAE; from the coding sequence ATGGCACATAAAAAGGCTGGCGGCTCCACACGTAACGGTCGCGATTCAGAAGCTAAACGCCTGGGCGTTAAGCGTTTCGGTGGCGAATCCGTTCTGGCGGGTAGCATCATTGTTCGTCAACGTGGTACCAAATTCCACGCTGGCAACAACGTAGGTTGCGGTCGTGACCACACTCTGTTTGCTAAAGCAGACGGTAAAGTGAAATTTGAAGTTAAAGGCCCGAACAACCGTAAATACATCAGCATCGTTGCTGAGTAA
- the rplU gene encoding 50S ribosomal protein L21, which produces MYAVFQSGGKQHRVSEGQTVRLEKLDIATGESVEFAEVLMIANGEEVKIGVPFVDGGVIKAEVVAHGRGEKVKIVKFRRRKHYRKQQGHRQWFTDVKITGISA; this is translated from the coding sequence ATGTACGCGGTTTTCCAAAGTGGTGGTAAACAACACCGAGTAAGCGAAGGTCAGACCGTTCGCCTGGAAAAGCTGGACATCGCAACTGGCGAATCTGTTGAGTTCGCAGAAGTTCTGATGATCGCAAACGGTGAAGAAGTCAAAATCGGCGTTCCTTTCGTTGATGGCGGCGTTATCAAAGCTGAAGTTGTTGCTCACGGTCGTGGCGAGAAAGTTAAAATCGTTAAGTTTCGTCGTCGTAAACACTACCGTAAGCAGCAGGGCCACCGTCAGTGGTTCACTGATGTGAAAATTACTGGCATCAGCGCCTAA
- the ispB gene encoding octaprenyl diphosphate synthase encodes MNLEKINELTAQDMAGVNAAILEQLNSDVQLINQLGYYIVSGGGKRIRPMIAILAARAVGYQGNAHVTIAALIEFIHTATLLHDDVVDESDMRRGKATANAAFGNAASVLVGDFIYTRAFQMMTSLGSLKVLEVMSEAVNVIAEGEVLQLMNVNDPDITEENYMRVIYSKTARLFEAAAQCSGILAGCSEAQEKGLQDYGRYLGTAFQLIDDLLDYSADGETLGKNVGDDLNEGKPTLPLLHAMRNGTADQAKMIREAIEQGNGRHLLEPVLETMAICGSLEWTRQRAEEEADKAIAALQVIPDSPWRDALIGLAHIAVQRDR; translated from the coding sequence ATGAATTTAGAAAAAATCAATGAGTTAACCGCGCAAGATATGGCGGGTGTGAATGCAGCAATCCTGGAGCAACTCAACTCTGACGTTCAGTTGATCAATCAGTTGGGCTATTACATTGTCAGCGGCGGCGGTAAACGCATTCGCCCGATGATTGCCATTCTGGCTGCCAGAGCCGTTGGCTATCAGGGAAATGCCCACGTCACGATCGCCGCACTGATCGAATTTATTCACACAGCGACGCTTCTGCATGACGATGTTGTGGATGAATCCGATATGCGTCGCGGTAAGGCCACGGCCAATGCCGCCTTCGGTAATGCCGCCAGCGTTCTGGTCGGGGATTTTATCTATACCCGCGCCTTCCAGATGATGACCAGCCTGGGCTCGCTGAAAGTGCTGGAAGTGATGTCAGAAGCCGTAAACGTCATCGCTGAAGGCGAAGTGCTGCAGCTGATGAACGTCAACGATCCGGATATCACTGAAGAAAACTACATGCGCGTCATCTACAGCAAAACAGCACGCCTGTTTGAAGCGGCCGCGCAGTGCTCCGGCATTCTGGCTGGCTGTTCTGAGGCTCAGGAAAAAGGGCTCCAGGACTATGGTCGCTATCTGGGGACAGCCTTCCAGCTAATTGATGATTTGCTGGACTACAGTGCGGACGGCGAAACGCTCGGCAAAAACGTGGGCGATGACCTGAACGAAGGCAAACCGACCCTGCCGCTGCTCCATGCGATGCGCAACGGAACTGCAGATCAGGCGAAAATGATCCGTGAGGCGATCGAACAGGGAAATGGTCGCCATCTTCTGGAACCGGTACTGGAAACTATGGCGATCTGCGGTTCACTGGAATGGACGCGTCAGCGTGCCGAAGAAGAGGCTGATAAAGCCATCGCTGCCCTTCAGGTTATTCCAGACAGCCCGTGGCGTGATGCCCTTATTGGCCTTGCCCACATCGCTGTTCAACGCGATCGTTAA
- the sfsB gene encoding DNA-binding transcriptional regulator SfsB, whose amino-acid sequence MDTKFIDWHTADIIAALRKRGTSLAAESRRHGLSSSTLANALTRPWPKGELIIATALETHPWVIWPSRYHDPITHEFIDRTRMMRQRKLKKEPQE is encoded by the coding sequence ATGGATACGAAATTTATCGACTGGCATACGGCAGATATCATTGCGGCACTGCGCAAAAGAGGGACGTCACTGGCAGCAGAGTCCCGCCGCCATGGTCTGAGTTCTTCCACCCTGGCCAACGCCCTGACCCGCCCCTGGCCAAAGGGAGAATTAATTATCGCGACGGCGCTGGAAACGCACCCGTGGGTGATCTGGCCCTCGCGCTACCACGATCCCATTACCCATGAATTCATCGACAGAACGCGCATGATGCGCCAGAGAAAGTTAAAGAAAGAACCACAGGAATAA
- the murA gene encoding UDP-N-acetylglucosamine 1-carboxyvinyltransferase, translated as MDKFRVQGPTRLQGEVTISGAKNAALPILFAALLAEEPVEIQNVPKLKDIDTTMKLLTQLGTKVERNGSVWIDASNVNNFSAPYDLVKTMRASIWALGPLVARFGQGQVSLPGGCAIGARPVDLHIYGLEKLGAEIKLEEGYVKASVNGRLKGAHIVMDKVSVGATVTIMSAATLAEGTTIIENAAREPEIVDTANFLVALGAKISGQGTDRITIEGVERLGGGVYRVLPDRIETGTFLVAAAISGGKIVCRNAQPDTLDAVLAKLRDAGADIEIGEDWISLDMHGQRPKAVNVRTAPHPAFPTDMQAQFTLLNLVAEGTGFITETIFENRFMHVPELIRMGAHAEIESNTVICHGVEKLSGAQVMATDLRASASLVLAGCIAEGTTVVDRIYHIDRGYERIEDKLRALGANIERVKGE; from the coding sequence ATGGATAAATTTCGTGTACAGGGGCCAACGCGTCTCCAGGGCGAAGTCACAATTTCTGGCGCGAAAAACGCCGCGCTGCCAATCCTCTTTGCTGCGCTGCTCGCGGAAGAGCCGGTAGAAATTCAGAACGTACCGAAGCTGAAAGATATCGACACCACCATGAAGCTGCTCACCCAGCTGGGCACGAAAGTTGAGCGTAACGGTTCCGTCTGGATCGATGCCAGCAACGTGAACAACTTCTCTGCGCCTTACGATCTGGTGAAAACCATGCGTGCATCCATCTGGGCGCTTGGCCCGCTGGTGGCTCGTTTTGGTCAGGGTCAGGTTTCACTGCCGGGCGGTTGCGCCATCGGTGCGCGTCCGGTTGATCTGCATATCTATGGTCTGGAGAAACTGGGCGCTGAGATCAAGCTGGAAGAAGGTTACGTTAAAGCCTCCGTCAACGGTCGTCTGAAAGGCGCGCACATTGTCATGGACAAAGTGAGCGTGGGCGCAACCGTCACCATCATGTCTGCGGCAACGCTGGCAGAAGGCACGACCATCATCGAAAACGCCGCGCGTGAACCAGAGATTGTGGATACTGCCAACTTCCTCGTGGCGCTGGGGGCGAAGATCTCCGGCCAGGGTACTGACCGTATCACCATCGAAGGCGTTGAGCGTCTGGGCGGCGGTGTGTATCGCGTTCTGCCCGACCGTATCGAAACCGGCACCTTCCTGGTGGCCGCAGCGATCTCTGGCGGTAAGATTGTTTGTCGCAACGCGCAGCCTGATACCCTGGATGCGGTGCTGGCGAAACTGCGTGATGCAGGCGCGGATATCGAAATCGGCGAAGACTGGATCAGCCTCGATATGCACGGTCAGCGTCCAAAAGCGGTCAATGTACGTACGGCGCCGCATCCGGCGTTCCCAACGGACATGCAGGCGCAGTTCACCCTGTTGAACCTGGTTGCCGAAGGGACAGGCTTCATCACAGAGACCATTTTCGAGAACCGCTTTATGCACGTACCGGAACTGATCCGTATGGGTGCGCATGCTGAGATCGAGAGCAATACCGTGATTTGCCACGGCGTGGAGAAACTGTCAGGTGCTCAGGTGATGGCAACCGATCTGCGTGCGTCTGCAAGCCTGGTGCTGGCGGGGTGTATTGCGGAAGGTACTACGGTGGTGGATCGTATTTACCACATCGATCGTGGTTATGAGCGTATCGAAGACAAACTGCGCGCGCTGGGTGCCAATATCGAGCGTGTGAAGGGCGAGTAA
- the ibaG gene encoding BolA family iron metabolism protein IbaG, with protein sequence MENHEIQTVLMNALSLQEAHVTGDGSHFQVIAVGEMFDGMSRVKKQQAVYAPLMEYIADNRIHALSIKAFTPQEWARDRKLNGF encoded by the coding sequence ATGGAAAATCATGAAATCCAGACAGTGCTGATGAATGCACTCTCCCTTCAGGAAGCCCACGTCACTGGCGATGGCAGTCACTTCCAGGTTATTGCTGTGGGTGAGATGTTCGACGGTATGAGCCGTGTGAAGAAACAGCAGGCTGTGTACGCGCCGCTGATGGAATATATTGCGGATAACCGCATCCACGCCCTGTCGATTAAAGCGTTCACCCCGCAAGAGTGGGCACGCGATCGCAAACTAAACGGTTTTTGA
- the mlaB gene encoding lipid asymmetry maintenance protein MlaB: MSQQLSWSREGETLKLSGELDQDLLNPLWDKRHDAMQGVTLIDLTDVTRVDTAGVALLAHLVAVGKKQGTSVRLHGASDNVVTLAQLYNLPPDVLPR, from the coding sequence ATGTCGCAGCAACTCAGCTGGTCGCGTGAAGGTGAGACGTTAAAGCTGTCCGGTGAACTTGATCAGGACCTGCTGAACCCACTGTGGGATAAACGCCACGACGCGATGCAGGGCGTGACGCTCATCGACTTAACCGACGTCACGCGGGTGGATACGGCAGGTGTTGCGCTGCTCGCCCATCTGGTCGCTGTGGGGAAAAAGCAGGGGACAAGCGTCAGGCTTCATGGCGCGAGCGATAATGTCGTTACCCTTGCCCAACTCTACAATTTGCCTCCGGACGTCCTGCCTCGTTAA
- the mlaC gene encoding phospholipid-binding protein MlaC, which produces MFKRLLMVAMLVIAPLTAAHAADQSNPYKLMDEAAKKTFDRLKNEQPKIRANPDYLRDVVDQELLPYVQIKYAGALVLGRYYKDATPAQREAYFAAFREYLKQAYGQALAMYHGQTYQIAPEQPLGDATIVPIRVTINDPNGRPPVRLDFQWRKNSQTGHWQAYDMIAEGVSMITTKQNEWSDLLRTKGIDGLTAQLQSIARQKITLDEKK; this is translated from the coding sequence ATGTTTAAACGACTGTTAATGGTTGCCATGCTGGTCATTGCTCCCCTGACTGCGGCTCATGCTGCGGATCAAAGCAACCCGTACAAACTGATGGACGAAGCTGCGAAGAAAACCTTCGACCGTCTCAAAAACGAACAGCCAAAAATTCGCGCGAATCCTGATTATCTGCGTGACGTGGTAGACCAGGAACTGCTGCCCTATGTGCAGATCAAATATGCTGGTGCGCTGGTGCTGGGACGTTATTACAAAGATGCGACGCCTGCGCAGCGTGAAGCCTACTTTGCTGCGTTCCGTGAATACCTGAAACAGGCGTATGGTCAGGCGCTGGCGATGTACCACGGCCAGACCTATCAGATTGCTCCCGAGCAGCCGCTGGGTGATGCCACCATTGTGCCTATCCGCGTGACGATCAACGATCCTAACGGCCGTCCACCGGTGCGCCTGGATTTCCAGTGGCGTAAAAACAGCCAGACCGGGCACTGGCAGGCCTATGACATGATTGCCGAAGGGGTAAGCATGATCACCACCAAACAGAACGAGTGGAGTGACCTGCTGCGCACCAAAGGTATTGATGGCCTGACCGCGCAACTGCAGTCTATTGCGCGTCAGAAAATTACTCTGGACGAGAAAAAGTAA